The sequence AATGGTGGGTGCAGTAGGATTCGAACCTACGACCCGCTGATTAAGAGTCAGCTGCTCTACCAACTGAGCTATGCACCCAAAGCCGCTCGGTGGGTCGATCCGCGCGGCGGTCCCGGGCGGTAGCCGCGCGGGAGGCGCTCTCCTAGCCGCCTTTTTCGCGCTCCGCAAGCTGCAGCTTCGCCAGGATTAAAGATTGATCGCCGCCGCTGCGCCTCGGTCGCCTGTCGCCGGCCCTGAGCGGCCTGCGGATCGCCCTCGCCTTGAACTTTCACGCATAAGTTCTGGCGAGGGGCCGCGACATGCCTTGATCAATCTTTGTTAGGCATGTTCGGCTTAACATCATTGCGAATCCGGGAGGCCACATGGCTAGACGCGATCTGACCGGCGCCGTCGATTTCGCCTATCTGGAAAGCTATGCCGGCCAGGACATGGCCGTGGTCGAGGAAGTCCTCGGGCTGTTTCGGGAGCAAGCCGCAATCTGGCTGCGCCTATTGGATCCGGTGACTCCGGGCGATGCATGGCGTGATGCGGCCCACACGCTCAAGGGCGCGGCCCGCGGAATCGGGGCGGGGGCCCTGGCCGAGGCTTGCGCGGCGGCTGAGCTGGCTACGGGAGAGGCCGCGGGGGAGCGGGCTGTGCTGCTCGACCGTGTGCGCGACGCTCTGGACCTCGCCCTGGCGGATATCGCCGCCTACCTGCACGAACAAGCGATCCAGTCGCTCAAGCGGCAGGCCTGAACGGGGCGGCGAGGGCGCGTCCGCCCCGTCGACTTCAATCGGATCGCGATCAGCGACCGTGCGCTGCGTCCCAAAGGGCCCCATCGACCTCATGGGTCGCGACCTGGATGTTCTTCAGCGCCACTTTTTTCAGCTCATAGGTCGCCGGATCGTCGTCCTTCTGGTTCACGTCGTGATGGGCCTGGGTCAGCAGTTCCTGAGCGCGCTGCAGCCGGCCCTCGCGTGACGGAGGCGCATCGGTGGCCGGATGGTCGTCCAGGTTCTTGCCGTCGTCGATGGAGGCTCGCTGAATGTCGCTGATGGCCGCCACGATGGATTGAACCGCGGCGTCCTCGTGGGCGCTGACCCTGGCGTCTCCCGGGCGGTGCAGAATCAGCCAGCGGGCCGCACGCAGGTCGGAC is a genomic window of Phenylobacterium montanum containing:
- a CDS encoding Hpt domain-containing protein, which codes for MARRDLTGAVDFAYLESYAGQDMAVVEEVLGLFREQAAIWLRLLDPVTPGDAWRDAAHTLKGAARGIGAGALAEACAAAELATGEAAGERAVLLDRVRDALDLALADIAAYLHEQAIQSLKRQA